A region from the Planifilum fimeticola genome encodes:
- the folP gene encoding dihydropteroate synthase: MHPPREPLKVGSHLLPIHRRTLVMGILNVTPDSFSDGGRYNRLDRAVSHARRMVAGGADLIDVGGESTRPGHEPVPLEEELERVIPVIEALVREVDVPLSVDTYKAEVARQALEAGAHIINDVWGCRRDPEMARVAARFDVPVILMHNREMPTAYESLLDDICADLLESVRIAREAGVKEERIILDPGIGFGKTYEENLEVMRRLERITELGYPVLLGTSRKSMIGKTLDLPTDQRVEGTAATVALGIAKGCRIVRVHDVREMVRVARMTDAILYGPDAAKD; this comes from the coding sequence ATGCATCCGCCCAGGGAACCCTTGAAGGTCGGTTCCCATCTCCTTCCCATCCACCGGCGCACGCTGGTGATGGGCATCCTGAACGTGACTCCGGACTCCTTCTCCGACGGGGGCCGGTACAACCGATTGGACCGGGCCGTCTCCCACGCCCGCCGGATGGTGGCGGGGGGGGCGGACCTGATCGATGTGGGGGGAGAATCCACCCGCCCCGGACATGAACCGGTTCCCCTGGAGGAGGAGCTGGAGCGGGTGATCCCCGTGATCGAGGCCCTCGTCCGGGAAGTGGACGTCCCCCTCTCCGTCGACACCTACAAGGCGGAGGTGGCCCGGCAGGCCCTGGAGGCGGGCGCCCACATCATCAACGACGTGTGGGGCTGCAGGCGGGATCCGGAGATGGCCCGGGTGGCGGCACGCTTCGATGTTCCGGTCATCCTGATGCACAACCGGGAAATGCCGACGGCATATGAGTCCCTTTTAGACGATATCTGCGCCGATCTGCTGGAAAGCGTGCGGATCGCCCGGGAGGCGGGCGTCAAGGAGGAGCGGATCATTCTCGATCCGGGGATCGGCTTCGGCAAAACCTATGAGGAGAACCTCGAGGTGATGCGCCGGCTGGAGCGGATCACAGAGCTGGGCTATCCGGTGCTGCTCGGCACCTCCCGGAAGTCGATGATCGGCAAAACCCTGGACCTGCCCACGGATCAGCGCGTCGAGGGGACCGCGGCCACGGTCGCCTTGGGCATCGCCAAGGGGTGCCGGATCGTCCGGGTGCACGACGTGCGGGAAATGGTCCGGGTCGCCCGCATGACCGATGCGATCCTGTACGGTCCCGATGCGGCCAAGGATTGA
- a CDS encoding anthranilate synthase component II, whose amino-acid sequence MILVIDNYDSFTYNLVQYLGELGESPEVRRNDRITPEEIEGMAPEAIILSPGPGKPEESGVCPELVRRFAGRIPILGVCLGHQVIARVFGGQVVRAGRLMHGKTSPILHDGKTLFRGMPSPFEAMRYHSLIVDRKSLPEDLLVSAETPEGEVMALRHREYPLEGVQFHPESVLTRDGKKLLANFLDAHLPGRPVRAV is encoded by the coding sequence ATGATTCTGGTGATCGACAATTACGATTCCTTTACCTATAATCTGGTGCAGTATCTGGGAGAGTTGGGGGAATCCCCGGAGGTGCGGAGGAACGACCGGATCACTCCGGAGGAGATCGAAGGGATGGCGCCCGAGGCGATCATTCTCTCTCCGGGACCGGGCAAGCCGGAGGAGTCGGGGGTGTGTCCGGAGCTGGTCCGCCGCTTTGCGGGACGCATTCCCATCCTCGGCGTCTGCCTGGGTCACCAGGTCATCGCACGCGTTTTCGGCGGGCAGGTGGTCCGGGCCGGCCGGCTGATGCACGGGAAAACCTCCCCGATCCTGCACGACGGGAAAACCTTGTTCCGGGGGATGCCCTCCCCCTTTGAGGCGATGCGCTATCACTCCCTGATCGTCGACCGGAAGAGCCTGCCGGAGGACCTTTTGGTCAGCGCCGAAACGCCGGAAGGGGAAGTGATGGCCCTGCGCCACCGGGAATATCCCCTGGAGGGCGTCCAGTTCCATCCGGAATCGGTGTTGACCCGAGACGGGAAAAAGCTGCTGGCCAACTTTTTGGATGCGCATTTGCCCGGCCGTCCGGTCCGGGCGGTGTGA
- a CDS encoding GrpB family protein, which translates to MSPKDEFKPAPDTEEYLKKVTVGELKPHNAPITLVEYDPRWPEQFEREAQRIRSALGDQALRVEHVGSTSVPGLCAKPVIDILLVVPDSSDEPSYVPALEAAGYKLRIREPEWFDHRLFKGPDTDINLHVFSEGASEIERMLRFRDWLRTCPEDREKYARAKRELARRPWRHVQDYADAKSDVVREIMERACNNR; encoded by the coding sequence ATGTCCCCGAAGGATGAATTCAAACCGGCGCCGGATACGGAAGAATACCTGAAAAAAGTGACGGTGGGTGAGCTGAAGCCCCACAACGCGCCCATCACCCTGGTGGAGTACGACCCGCGCTGGCCCGAGCAATTCGAGCGGGAAGCGCAGCGGATCCGTTCCGCCCTCGGCGACCAGGCGCTTCGGGTGGAACACGTGGGCTCCACCTCGGTGCCGGGACTCTGCGCCAAGCCCGTCATCGACATCCTGCTGGTGGTGCCCGACTCCTCCGACGAACCCTCCTATGTTCCGGCCCTGGAGGCGGCCGGCTACAAGCTTCGGATCCGGGAGCCCGAATGGTTTGATCACCGCCTGTTCAAGGGACCCGACACCGACATCAATCTGCACGTTTTCAGCGAGGGCGCGTCGGAAATCGAGCGGATGCTGCGCTTTCGCGACTGGCTTCGCACCTGCCCCGAAGACCGGGAAAAATACGCCCGTGCCAAGCGCGAATTGGCTCGGCGCCCGTGGAGGCACGTGCAGGACTACGCGGACGCCAAGAGCGATGTCGTCCGGGAAATCATGGAACGGGCCTGCAATAACCGATAA
- a CDS encoding OmpA family protein, which produces MKKVIERYEVYLSPDYVWYTKEFYRPAIDGKLEPGEYKVRIYKDLTLLGVGTFHVVDGLSKSNRLKDIELPGSVGITLRENWIKLNVPEPILFEFGKSSLTEEAKTTLNEVARFLNHFPNAKVQIEGHTDSIGDKAYNQKLSEERAEVVKKHLEKLTLQEIRFQTKGWGETKPIASNETVEGRQKNRRVEIIVTPEQ; this is translated from the coding sequence GTGAAGAAGGTGATCGAGCGGTATGAGGTATACCTCAGCCCGGATTACGTATGGTACACCAAGGAATTTTACCGCCCGGCCATTGATGGCAAATTGGAACCCGGGGAATACAAGGTGCGAATCTATAAGGACTTGACGTTGCTCGGCGTCGGCACCTTTCATGTGGTGGACGGACTTTCCAAGTCGAATCGGCTGAAGGATATCGAATTGCCCGGCTCCGTCGGGATTACGCTAAGGGAGAACTGGATTAAGCTTAACGTCCCTGAACCCATCCTCTTCGAATTCGGCAAAAGTTCGCTGACGGAAGAAGCCAAAACGACACTGAACGAGGTGGCGCGGTTCCTAAACCACTTCCCCAACGCGAAGGTGCAAATCGAAGGCCATACCGACAGCATCGGCGATAAGGCGTATAACCAGAAGCTGTCTGAAGAGCGGGCCGAAGTCGTCAAAAAACACCTTGAAAAACTGACTCTGCAGGAAATCCGATTCCAAACCAAAGGATGGGGAGAAACAAAACCCATCGCCTCCAATGAAACCGTTGAAGGGCGACAGAAAAACCGGCGCGTCGAGATCATTGTCACGCCGGAGCAGTAA
- the cysK gene encoding cysteine synthase A, whose product MRVANNILELIGQTPLVKLNRIIGKTDADVYLKLEFFNPGGSVKDRIALSMIEEAEKEGRLKPGDTIVEPTSGNTGIGLAMVAAAKGYRALLVMPDTMSLERRNLLRAYGAELVLTPGAEGMRGAVKKAEEIVRERPDHFMPQQFKNPANVKIHRETTARELLEQTGGHFDAFVAGVGTGGTITGVGQVIKEKIPGVHLVAVEPSASPVLSGGKPGPHKIQGIGAGFVPDILDTEIYDEVITVDNEEAFQWARRMAREEGILGGISSGAAVAAAAKVARRLGEGKKVVAVIPSNGERYLSTPLYQFEEEESTAK is encoded by the coding sequence ATGCGGGTTGCCAACAATATTTTGGAGCTGATCGGCCAGACGCCGTTGGTCAAACTGAATCGGATTATCGGAAAAACGGACGCGGACGTGTATCTGAAGTTGGAATTTTTCAATCCGGGCGGAAGCGTGAAGGACCGGATCGCCCTCAGCATGATTGAGGAAGCGGAGAAGGAAGGGCGGCTGAAACCCGGAGACACCATCGTGGAACCCACCAGCGGAAACACGGGGATCGGTCTGGCGATGGTGGCGGCGGCCAAAGGGTATCGCGCCCTCTTGGTGATGCCGGACACGATGAGCTTGGAGCGCCGCAACCTCCTCCGGGCCTATGGTGCGGAATTGGTGTTGACGCCCGGTGCCGAGGGAATGCGCGGCGCGGTGAAAAAGGCGGAGGAAATCGTGCGGGAGCGGCCGGACCATTTCATGCCCCAGCAGTTTAAAAACCCGGCCAACGTGAAGATCCACCGGGAAACCACCGCCCGGGAGTTGTTGGAGCAGACGGGCGGCCACTTTGACGCCTTTGTCGCCGGCGTCGGTACCGGGGGAACGATCACCGGAGTCGGACAAGTGATCAAGGAGAAGATCCCCGGAGTGCATCTGGTCGCCGTCGAACCGAGCGCTTCTCCGGTGCTCTCCGGCGGAAAACCCGGTCCCCACAAGATTCAGGGAATCGGTGCCGGATTCGTTCCGGACATTCTGGATACGGAGATCTACGATGAAGTGATCACCGTCGACAACGAGGAAGCCTTCCAATGGGCCCGCCGGATGGCCCGGGAGGAGGGAATCCTCGGCGGCATCTCCTCCGGCGCGGCGGTGGCCGCCGCGGCCAAAGTGGCCCGCCGCCTGGGTGAAGGGAAAAAGGTGGTGGCGGTGATCCCCAGCAACGGGGAGCGCTACCTGTCGACGCCCCTGTACCAGTTCGAAGAAGAGGAATCGACCGCGAAATAA
- the hslO gene encoding Hsp33 family molecular chaperone HslO, protein MSEDYAVRATVRSGVLRAFAARTTELVKELQRRHHTWPVATAALGRAVTVGAMMGLMLKGERDRLTIQIKGNGPLGQIVVDADSRGNVRGYVDNPAVDLPLNARGKLDVAGAVGEGMLYIVKDLGLKEPYRGSVPLVSGELGEDFTYYFTTSEQIPSAVGVGVLVDRDGSVLASGGFILQVLPGADEEMITQLEERIAAMASVTDRIQSGATPEDLLREVIGEEVQVLQRQPVAFDCSCSPERIRSLLKSMGKEEISDILKSRGEAEVVCHFCNERYVVEKAELEEWLGETE, encoded by the coding sequence ATGAGCGAGGACTATGCGGTCCGGGCGACGGTCCGGAGCGGAGTGCTGCGGGCCTTCGCCGCCCGGACGACCGAATTGGTGAAGGAACTTCAACGGCGCCACCACACCTGGCCGGTGGCTACGGCCGCCCTGGGGCGGGCCGTCACGGTGGGGGCGATGATGGGGCTGATGCTCAAAGGGGAGCGGGACCGCCTCACGATCCAGATCAAGGGGAACGGCCCCCTCGGCCAGATCGTGGTGGATGCGGACTCCCGGGGCAATGTCCGGGGGTACGTGGACAACCCGGCGGTCGACCTTCCCCTGAACGCCCGGGGGAAACTGGATGTGGCCGGGGCCGTCGGCGAGGGGATGCTCTACATCGTCAAGGATCTCGGCCTGAAGGAACCCTACCGGGGGAGCGTTCCCCTCGTTTCCGGAGAGTTGGGGGAGGATTTCACCTATTATTTCACCACATCGGAGCAGATTCCGTCGGCGGTGGGCGTCGGCGTCCTGGTGGACCGGGACGGTTCGGTGCTGGCTTCCGGAGGTTTTATCCTCCAGGTGCTGCCGGGGGCCGACGAAGAGATGATCACGCAACTGGAGGAACGGATCGCCGCCATGGCCTCCGTCACCGATCGGATTCAATCCGGTGCCACGCCCGAGGATCTCCTCCGGGAAGTGATCGGCGAGGAGGTCCAGGTGCTGCAGCGGCAGCCCGTCGCCTTTGATTGCTCCTGTTCCCCGGAACGGATCCGATCCCTGCTGAAAAGCATGGGGAAGGAGGAGATCTCGGACATTTTGAAAAGCCGGGGGGAGGCGGAAGTGGTCTGTCATTTCTGCAACGAGCGCTACGTGGTGGAGAAAGCGGAATTGGAAGAATGGCTGGGGGAAACGGAATGA
- a CDS encoding type III pantothenate kinase, whose amino-acid sequence MLLVMDVGNTHIVLGLFQKDELLHHWRVQTDRNATEDEYAMLLKSLFEHVGIRMEEIDGVSISSVVPPLKRVLHLLVRKYFGLEPLVIGPGVKTGLNIQYENPREVGADRIVNAVAAIDTYGPPLIIVDFGTATTFCFINEQGHYVGGAIVPGVHVSAEALHQRAAQLTRVEVVKPESVVGRNTVKAVQSGLFYGYVGVVDGIVNRMKRLLTKRPTVVATGGLAELISKEAESIDVYDPLLTLRGLKIIYERNR is encoded by the coding sequence ATGCTGTTGGTGATGGATGTCGGTAATACCCACATCGTGCTGGGTCTTTTTCAAAAGGACGAGTTGCTTCATCACTGGCGGGTTCAAACCGATCGCAACGCGACGGAAGACGAATACGCGATGTTGCTGAAGAGTTTGTTTGAACACGTCGGGATCCGGATGGAGGAGATCGACGGGGTGAGCATCTCGTCGGTGGTTCCCCCCCTCAAACGGGTGCTGCATCTGCTCGTCCGCAAGTATTTCGGCCTGGAACCCCTGGTGATCGGCCCCGGGGTGAAAACCGGGCTCAACATCCAATACGAAAATCCCCGGGAAGTGGGTGCGGACCGGATCGTGAACGCGGTTGCCGCCATCGACACCTACGGTCCGCCGCTGATCATCGTCGATTTCGGGACGGCGACCACCTTCTGCTTCATCAACGAACAGGGGCATTACGTCGGGGGAGCGATCGTTCCGGGCGTCCATGTCTCCGCGGAAGCCCTCCACCAGCGGGCCGCCCAGCTGACCCGGGTGGAGGTCGTCAAACCGGAAAGCGTCGTGGGCAGGAATACCGTAAAGGCCGTTCAGTCCGGTCTCTTTTACGGTTACGTGGGCGTGGTGGACGGAATCGTGAACCGGATGAAGCGGCTTTTGACCAAGCGGCCCACGGTGGTTGCCACCGGGGGACTGGCGGAGCTGATTTCAAAGGAAGCGGAGAGCATCGACGTGTATGATCCGCTCCTGACGCTTCGGGGGCTCAAGATCATTTACGAGCGGAATCGGTAA